The DNA region CGCCTGATGAGCCAGCTCGCCGGCCAGGGGATGGCGATCCTGATGATCTCCTCCGAGCTGCCGGAGATCCTAGGGATGAGCGATCGCATTCTGGTCATGCGCGAGGGACGCGTGACCGGGCATTTCACACGCGCTGAGGCAACGCAAGAGCGGATCATGGCCGCCGCCACAGGAGCGCTGACATAAGAGGTCGCACTATGACATCTACGGAAGCCACATCGGTGATTACGCCGCAGATTCGGGAAAAGCTATTAACCTTTCAGAGAAACGAGATCACCGAAAATTTGATCTACACCCAGTTGGCCCGATATGTCAAGACACCGGAAAACCGTCGGGTATTGGAGCAGATCGCCGCTGATGAGCTGCGCCACTATGAAGTCTGGCGCAGTTACAGCGGCCAAGATGTACCGCCAGATCACTGGAAGGCGAGATGGTATATCGCCATCAGCCGGTTGTTCGGATTGACCTTTGGCCTCAAGTTGATGGAGGGCGGTGAAGGGAACACCCATGAAGACTACACACCATTGATCGGCATCCTGCCGGAGGCCGCGGCCTTGGCCCAGGAGGAGAAGCAGCACGAAAACAAACTGATTGGGCTGTTGGATGAGGAGCTGCTGCGCTACGTCAGCTCGATTGTCCTAGGACTGAACGATGCCCTTGTGGAGCTGACCGGCGCCCTGGCCGGGCTCACGCTGGCGCTGCAGAATACCCGGTTGATCGCCCTCACCGGCGCCATCACTGGGATCGCTGCCGCCCTTTCGATGGGAGCCTCAGAATACCTTTCCACCCGTTCTGAGGAGGCCGAGAGCGGCTCTGGCCGATCGCCGTTAAAGGCCGCCGTTTACACCGGCTTCGCTTACATCATCACAGTATTGTTGCTCATTTTGCCCTATTTGTTGTTATCGAACTACTATGTCTGTCTGGCCATTGCGCTGGCCATCGCTGTACTGGTGATTGCGTTCTTCAACTATTACATCTCGGTGGCCAAAGATCAATCGTTCCGCAGTCGTTTTCTGGAGATGACCGGCCTGAGCCTCGGGGTGGCAGTACTGAGCTTTCTGATCGGGTATCTGTTCCGCACTTTCTTTGGCATCGAAGTTTAAGAGACAAATGTCTATGCGCACCTTAAACCAGCGCGGTCTCTTTTCCTGGATTCTGAGCGCGCGGGAGATCGGGTTGCTCGGCTTCCTGGTTGTGCTCATCATCGCCGTCAGCTTGCGCAGCCCGTATTTCCTCACTGTCGAGAACCTGCGCGACATTCTGCTCGACATCGCTATTCTCTCCATCGTGGCCATCGGCCAGACGATGGTGATCATCACACGCGGCATAGACTTGTCGGTGGCCTCTAACCTGGCGCTGTCGGGCATGGTCGTCGGTATGACGGTAAGCTCCAACTGGGATCTGCCGCCGCTGCTTGCCCTAGTGATGGGAATGGGGATCGGGCTCGTCCTGGGCGCGTTCAACGGACTGATCGTCACCCGGGGAAACGTGCCGCCCATCATCGCCACCTTGGGGACGCTGAGCATCTATCGCGGGCTGGTCTTCGCCATCAGCGGCGGGGCCTGGGTCGACGCGGCCGAGATGCCTGAGAGCTTCAAGCTGCTGGCGCGCGGCTCGATCCTGGGCATCCCTAACCTGGTGTTCATCGCGGCGCTTGTAGCGTTGATCTTCTACTATTTCCTGAACCACACGCGGACCGGCCGCGAGATCTATGCGGTGGGCAGCAATCCCCTGGCCGCTCAGGTGGTCGGGATCCGGGTGCATCGGATCGTGTTCTTAGTCTTTCTCCTGTCGGGGTTGCTAGCCGGGATGGGCGGGGTGCTTTGGGTCTCCCGCTACGCGTCGGCGCAGAGCGATTCAGCAGTGGGGTTTGAGCTGCAGACGGTGGCCGC from Anaerolineae bacterium includes:
- a CDS encoding VIT1/CCC1 transporter family protein, whose amino-acid sequence is MTSTEATSVITPQIREKLLTFQRNEITENLIYTQLARYVKTPENRRVLEQIAADELRHYEVWRSYSGQDVPPDHWKARWYIAISRLFGLTFGLKLMEGGEGNTHEDYTPLIGILPEAAALAQEEKQHENKLIGLLDEELLRYVSSIVLGLNDALVELTGALAGLTLALQNTRLIALTGAITGIAAALSMGASEYLSTRSEEAESGSGRSPLKAAVYTGFAYIITVLLLILPYLLLSNYYVCLAIALAIAVLVIAFFNYYISVAKDQSFRSRFLEMTGLSLGVAVLSFLIGYLFRTFFGIEV
- a CDS encoding ABC transporter permease, which gives rise to MRTLNQRGLFSWILSAREIGLLGFLVVLIIAVSLRSPYFLTVENLRDILLDIAILSIVAIGQTMVIITRGIDLSVASNLALSGMVVGMTVSSNWDLPPLLALVMGMGIGLVLGAFNGLIVTRGNVPPIIATLGTLSIYRGLVFAISGGAWVDAAEMPESFKLLARGSILGIPNLVFIAALVALIFYYFLNHTRTGREIYAVGSNPLAAQVVGIRVHRIVFLVFLLSGLLAGMGGVLWVSRYASAQSDSAVGFELQTVAASVVGGVNIFGGSGTIPGVLLGSLLLGVIINALNLVRISPFWKLAVQGLVILLAVISDALVSRQLQRAALLRRGT